The Petrocella atlantisensis genome has a window encoding:
- a CDS encoding S-layer homology domain-containing protein, translating to MLGFKRSIKRSLIGILVIAMIWVMPVMGVPRVISEVQVLSDHSAGIKLIWSDEVTNTPIVITSWRFTDSRTLEVYYKLENKEGQNWDERQISHPTYTFPMKVYVLHETTGQLEMPDIATGQKSYEAIMNLYHRGIINGYPDGTFKPLNPVTRAEFSKMLLMTAGYNVDTTLPSHFSDVGQDHWSKSFVMTLAARGIIEGKGNQIFDPQGHITMGQLLTILSRTFRTYETNMPYPYSLSNHWSNTYFLDVVNQGLIQPQDTYYYPYTPERKATREDCAVLLSRVLEQLHDVTK from the coding sequence ATGTTAGGATTTAAGAGAAGTATTAAGAGAAGTCTCATAGGTATACTTGTAATAGCCATGATTTGGGTGATGCCGGTTATGGGTGTACCTCGAGTAATAAGTGAGGTACAAGTCTTATCCGATCACAGTGCAGGAATTAAACTCATTTGGTCGGATGAAGTTACAAATACGCCCATCGTTATAACATCATGGCGTTTTACAGACAGCCGAACGCTTGAAGTGTATTATAAGTTGGAAAACAAAGAAGGGCAAAACTGGGATGAAAGACAGATCAGTCATCCCACCTATACCTTTCCCATGAAAGTATATGTGTTACATGAAACAACAGGACAATTAGAGATGCCGGACATAGCAACCGGACAGAAATCTTATGAAGCTATTATGAACCTTTATCATAGAGGTATTATTAATGGTTATCCGGATGGTACTTTCAAACCTTTGAATCCTGTTACGAGAGCAGAGTTTTCAAAAATGCTTCTTATGACAGCAGGTTATAATGTGGATACCACCCTACCATCTCATTTTAGTGATGTTGGTCAGGACCATTGGTCCAAAAGCTTTGTCATGACTTTAGCAGCCAGGGGTATCATAGAAGGTAAAGGCAATCAAATTTTTGATCCTCAAGGACATATTACCATGGGTCAATTGCTGACGATTTTAAGTCGAACCTTCAGAACCTATGAAACCAACATGCCTTACCCCTATAGTTTATCAAATCATTGGAGTAATACTTATTTTTTAGATGTGGTGAACCAAGGTCTGATACAACCACAAGACACCTACTATTATCCCTATACACCGGAGCGTAAAGCCACTCGGGAAGACTGTGCCGTTTTACTTTCCAGAGTCTTGGAACAATTACATGATGTTACAAAATAA
- a CDS encoding peptidylprolyl isomerase, with amino-acid sequence MKKIVSLIVASILILSLMTACTSEDSVMTVNGESVPVGEAIFVLRELEAMYESQYGPTVWEQGFEGKTFDEIAKEAALDSLSRLHISALIAKERGIELTEEEMTVIDTRMDEYLVTKSEEVLKEDGISLENVKTIFVNNALGEKLMDLELEDFTVNEEELTLSLQGDVSYQQILKYGYDGVLEQVQAQHILIASKNEDGTEKEGALELANEVLAKVNAGEDFTELVEMYSEDPGKVENDGIYTFYQGEMVPEFDAAAFSMENGEISDLVASDFGYHIIKKMDHIYPSEEEIMSVKEYEGYIKDQYARNQKQGEFDQLFEVWKEDYKVETNQKVWDKVVTTNQK; translated from the coding sequence ATGAAAAAAATTGTGTCATTAATTGTAGCAAGTATATTAATATTAAGTCTAATGACGGCTTGTACGTCAGAGGATTCAGTCATGACGGTCAATGGGGAGTCTGTACCGGTTGGTGAAGCTATATTTGTTTTGAGAGAATTAGAAGCAATGTATGAGTCTCAATATGGGCCAACTGTATGGGAGCAAGGTTTTGAAGGCAAGACATTTGACGAGATTGCCAAAGAAGCGGCGCTAGACTCTTTATCAAGACTGCACATATCTGCTTTAATTGCTAAGGAACGTGGTATTGAATTAACAGAGGAAGAAATGACGGTTATCGATACGAGAATGGATGAATATCTCGTTACAAAATCAGAAGAAGTCTTAAAAGAAGATGGTATCAGTTTAGAGAACGTTAAGACAATTTTTGTCAATAACGCATTAGGTGAAAAATTAATGGATTTGGAACTTGAAGATTTTACGGTCAATGAAGAAGAACTTACCTTAAGTTTACAAGGTGATGTTTCTTACCAACAGATCTTAAAGTATGGGTATGATGGTGTTTTGGAGCAAGTTCAAGCACAGCATATTTTAATTGCCAGCAAAAATGAAGATGGAACAGAAAAAGAAGGGGCATTAGAATTGGCCAATGAAGTCTTAGCCAAAGTCAATGCAGGTGAAGATTTTACAGAGCTTGTAGAAATGTATTCTGAAGACCCAGGAAAAGTAGAAAATGACGGTATTTATACCTTCTATCAAGGTGAGATGGTACCTGAATTCGATGCGGCGGCGTTTTCAATGGAAAATGGGGAGATTAGTGACTTGGTTGCCAGCGACTTCGGTTATCATATCATTAAGAAAATGGACCACATATACCCATCAGAAGAAGAAATAATGAGTGTTAAAGAATACGAAGGCTATATTAAAGATCAATACGCCAGAAATCAGAAGCAAGGTGAATTTGATCAACTTTTTGAAGTCTGGAAAGAAGACTACAAGGTAGAAACCAACCAGAAAGTATGGGATAAGGTTGTTACCACCAACCAAAAGTAA
- a CDS encoding class I SAM-dependent methyltransferase yields the protein MYRDFIEKQFNVKLHQIIISHPRLKKHPIKKVVIKPYLKSDQLLFQFQSYSATQVFHKNYGFEDALIVLNGYLDQNLFKQIDGFSSDLTWHALINKKGHMTLKKSQSSFEKEPDLSHDRQKKYLLPEGIPIPYLIKLGVMTEAGQVHKKKYDKFRQINRFLEMVEDVLYVLDHKERIKIIDFGCGKSYLTFALYHYLTAIKGKSVDIIGLDLKEKVIEDCNTLARACHYDHLRFEQGDIVDYESSHDIDMMVTLHACNTATDLALKKAVDWNAQVILSVPCCQHELNQQIHIEPLKDLLSYGIIKERVAALFTDAMRANWLKANGYEVQILEFIDMTHTPKNLLIRGIKADSKKGGTMDLSGFDTLQDYLGSDLTIRKL from the coding sequence ATGTATAGAGATTTTATAGAGAAGCAATTCAACGTGAAACTACATCAGATCATCATTAGCCACCCAAGACTCAAAAAACACCCTATCAAAAAAGTCGTCATAAAACCTTATTTAAAAAGCGACCAGTTGTTATTCCAATTCCAATCCTACTCTGCTACTCAGGTATTTCACAAAAACTATGGTTTTGAAGATGCTTTAATCGTGCTTAATGGGTATTTGGATCAGAATCTTTTCAAACAAATAGATGGTTTTTCAAGTGATTTGACTTGGCATGCTCTTATCAATAAAAAGGGGCATATGACCTTAAAGAAATCTCAGTCAAGTTTTGAAAAAGAACCCGATTTGAGCCACGACCGCCAGAAAAAATATCTGCTTCCTGAGGGCATACCAATCCCCTATTTGATAAAATTAGGGGTCATGACTGAGGCCGGTCAAGTCCATAAAAAGAAATATGACAAGTTCAGGCAGATTAACCGTTTTCTTGAGATGGTTGAGGATGTGCTCTATGTCTTAGACCATAAAGAACGTATTAAAATTATTGATTTTGGTTGTGGTAAGTCCTATCTAACTTTTGCACTATACCATTATCTCACCGCCATTAAAGGTAAATCTGTTGATATCATCGGCCTAGATCTAAAGGAAAAAGTCATAGAAGATTGTAATACTCTGGCAAGGGCATGTCACTATGATCATCTTCGTTTCGAGCAGGGGGATATTGTTGATTATGAGTCCAGTCATGACATCGATATGATGGTCACACTACATGCTTGTAATACAGCAACAGACCTGGCGCTTAAAAAGGCCGTAGACTGGAATGCCCAAGTTATTCTATCCGTGCCCTGTTGTCAACATGAACTTAATCAACAAATACATATAGAACCTCTAAAAGATTTATTGTCTTATGGTATCATCAAAGAAAGAGTGGCTGCCCTGTTCACGGACGCTATGCGTGCCAATTGGTTAAAAGCTAATGGTTATGAGGTACAGATTCTTGAGTTTATTGATATGACCCATACGCCAAAGAATCTGCTGATACGTGGTATCAAAGCAGATTCTAAGAAGGGTGGTACTATGGATTTATCCGGTTTTGATACGCTTCAAGATTATCTTGGTAGTGATCTAACCATCCGGAAATTATAG
- the atpC gene encoding ATP synthase F1 subunit epsilon, which produces MATNKIELHIVTPDREFFAAEVDALSFKTTEGFIGVLYDHIPLITTLTSGKAVFKNDKDTFEAVLHNGFAEIGEEKVTILTDAAEWADEIDMDRALSARQRAEKKLEEMTHKEDKHKEEVVIQAQASLLRALARIEMAQARQDK; this is translated from the coding sequence ATGGCGACAAACAAAATCGAATTACATATTGTAACACCGGATCGCGAGTTTTTTGCCGCGGAAGTGGATGCTTTGTCTTTTAAGACAACAGAAGGTTTCATAGGTGTACTATATGACCATATTCCTTTGATAACGACACTGACCAGTGGTAAAGCCGTGTTTAAAAATGACAAAGATACATTTGAAGCGGTACTGCACAATGGCTTCGCAGAAATCGGCGAAGAAAAAGTGACCATATTGACCGACGCAGCTGAATGGGCTGATGAGATTGATATGGACAGAGCCTTGTCCGCAAGACAGCGCGCCGAGAAGAAGCTTGAAGAAATGACTCATAAAGAAGACAAACATAAAGAAGAAGTGGTTATTCAAGCACAAGCATCACTCCTTAGAGCTTTAGCTAGAATTGAAATGGCACAAGCAAGACAAGATAAGTAG